The Hordeum vulgare subsp. vulgare chromosome 4H, MorexV3_pseudomolecules_assembly, whole genome shotgun sequence genomic interval GGTGCCTCGCTGGAATCAGTAGTCTGATCAATGGCTTAGTCAGTAGCCCAAAGACCTGATGAAATGTAAAAGATTTGATAATATGAGTAATTATCTGGAGGTTGGCTTCCATATTATGTGGTTGTTCATATTAGAGATTTTGTAGCCTTGAATGGAGAATGTATGGCATTATTTAAGAGGAAGAGGAAACTTACAATTGTGCTGAAAAGAACAATAATGATTGTACTGGTGATCATGATAGCATTGCTAGGGAGCTGAGTGTGCCCTGATTTTGCAAACTGCAAGTGATAAAATGACTAGTTAGACAAAGCATGAAGGCAAACATGAACATACATAAGCAAAAAATCCAGCCTTTTCTTGGAGCAGTTTCATTTGCAAATAGACCAGCTACACGGGCACACACATACCCACACACACCCTAATTGAGATATCATATTACAGTGGTAACGAATATATTAATATTTCTTTCTAAAGAAGAGTGACACTGTCAGGGGATGGTGGGTTGGAGAGGAGGTTGTAGTCGTAAGAGACGGGAGGCCGAGGGCGAATCCCTCACCCGGCCTATCGCTGGAGAAGGGGGTGAGGAGAGGCGCCGGGGCGCAGGAGCATAGAGGTGAGAGATTAGATTGTTTCTGCTTAATTTTATTGATCCAAAAGCAGGCTATATAAAGTCTGATTACAAGACTAAACTCCTACTCTAATTGGGAGTTGGTAGGGTAACCTTCTACGGGACTAAACCTTTCCAACTAACCCAAACTCCTAATCTAACACAACTTCTATAATTAAACTAAGCCATAGTTTAGGCCGGTGCAGGCCCAGACTGCGTGGGGCCTGCCTTGCGCCTATAGGGCTGACCCCACATGACATCTCCCCCTCCATTCtgaaacagctcgtcctcgagctggaaaCTCGGATAATGATCACTGAAGGTGGTGACATCCTCCCATGATGCAGCAGACGCCGGCTGGCCCTCCCATTGAATGAGCACCTGTTGAACGCCGCGGGCAATACGAGCACGCAATGCTTGGACAGGAGTTGGATGTACTCGAGCTTGAAACAGCGGGGAAGCATCGGCGGAACTTCTGGTGGCTCACCATGGTATTTCTTCAGGACTCCGACATGGAAGACATTGTAAATGCGCGCGCATGGGGGTAGCTCCAAACAGTAAGCAACCGTATCAATTTTAGCGAGGACTTTGAAAGGCCCATAATATTTGGGAGCCAACTTCCCTTTAGCGCCTACTCCCAAGGAATGCAGCCGGACGGTGCTGAAGACGTAGCCAAACCCACTCGCCAATATCAAAAGAAAGGGCCCAATGCTTATCATCATAGTAATGCTTGTACTGTTGTGCTGCCTGAAGGAGACGCTCACGGATGTCGATTAAGAACTGATCGCGGTCGACGAGCTGCCGTTCCACCGCCTGATTGCGAATTTCGCCTGGCGTATAGTCCCGGAGTGAGGGGGGATCCCGTCCATAAACCACCCTGAAAGGAGTATGCTTCAATGCTGAATGGTACGAactgttgtagcagtactccgcccaagGTAACAATTGTAGCCACTGCCGTGGGCGATCCCCCGTTATGCAACGCAGGTACATAGTGATGACGCGATTCACGGCCTCCGATTGTCCATCAGACTGTGGATGGAAGGCCGAACTCATGTGCAAGCGCGTCCCTGTGGTGGCAAACAGAGCCTTCCAAAAGCCCGAAGTGAAAACCACATCCCGGTCCGACACGATGGATGTTGGAAACCCATGAAGTCGGACAATGTTGGAGAAGAAGGCTTTAGCAATAAACTCAGCAGTGTACGGATGCACCAAGGGTAAGAAATGTGCATACTTGGAGAAACGGTCCACGACAGTCAGGATCACACTCTTGCCGCCTACCTTAGGAAGTGCCTCAATGAAATCCATGGAGATGTCTTCCCAGACACGAGATGGAACTGTCAAGGGCTGCAACAAGCCGGCTGGATGAAGATGCTCCGTCTTGTTGCGTTGACAAACCTGACAAGCATGAATATACAGCTGAAGTGCTGCCCTTGCTTGCGACAGATGGAAATCCCGGCGAAAACGATGAAGCGAATTCTGGATACCTTCATGGCCCGCATCATGGGCTGCAGCCAGGACCTCCCCGACCAGCGGCGACGCAGGTGGCACATAAGCTTGTTGTTGGACGGTGACAATACCATCCACGAAAGCCGAAGGCTGGCCCAACTCACCAGATTCGAGTTGTTCACGTAATGCGACGAGTGCTGGGTCCGTGTGAGCAGCCTGACGAAGAGCTTCGAACAGATCAAAAGCAGGCCCGGATATGGCGAGTGCCTGGGCAGCAAGAGCATCACGGCGAGAAAGAGCGTCGGCGACGATGTTTTGGCGACCTGGTTTATATTCCACCGTAAAGTCGAACCCCAACAACTTGCCCACCCAATGATGCTGAGGAATGGTAGCGAGGCGTTGGTCCAGTAAAAACTTAAGGCTGTAGTGGTCAGTTTTGACAATGAACACACGTCCCCAAAGATAGGGCCGCCAGTGGCGCACGGCATGCACCAGACCAATGAGTTCCCGCTTGTAAGCGGCGAGTGAAGCATGGCGCGGGGCGATGGTTTTGCTGAAATAGGCAATGGGGGCGATGGTTTTCCTGAAATAGGCAATGGGGCCGCCACCTTGATGCAGGACTGCCCAGAAACCCGATCCAGAGGCATCACACTCCACAATGAAAGACACTGCAAAATCCGGCAGCTGAAGCACAGAGGCGGTGGTAAGAGCTGTCTTGAGAGCTTCAAAGGCAGTAGTCGCTGCACGTGTCCAAAGAAATCCGTCTTTTTTGAGGAGTGCTGTGAAGGGAGCTGCAATGGTGCCAAAATCCCGaatgaacttgcggtagtatccgccAGACCTAAGAAACCACGCACAGCACGGATGATGCGCGAAACCGGCCAGTCCACCACGGCGAGAACCTTGTCTCTATCCATGGCAACTCCTGCAGCGGAGATGACGTGTCCCAAATAAGCCATGGTTTCCTCCCCAAAAGAACACTTCAAGCGCTTGAGAAACAACTGATGTGTGTGCATAGCCTCCAAGACGAGCTTGACATGACCAAGGTGATCCGACCAGGACGAGCAGTAGATCAAGATATCATCGAAGAACACAAGCACAAACCGGCGAAGGTAGGGACAGAGGACGTCGTTCATGAGTACTTGGAACGttgttggggcattggtcaaaccaAAGGCCATCACCACAAACTCAAAAAGGTCATCATGTGTGCGGAACGCCGTCTTGTGGATATCCTCAAGGGCCATCCGAACCTGGTGGTAACCCGACCGAAGATCCAGTTTGGTGAAAAAACGGGCACCCTTCAGCTCATCCAGAAGTTCATCGACAACGGGAATTGGAAACTTGTCCTTGATGGTGACAAGGTTGAGACCATGGTAGTCGATACAAAAACGTCAAGTCTTGTCATGCTTTCTGACGAGTAGAACTGGGGATGAAAGTGTCGAAGAACTAGGACGGATCAGACCACGAGCCAGCATCTCTGAACATTGGCGCTCCAGTTCATCCTTCTGAATAGTTGGGTAGCGGTAGGGGCGGACAGCAACCGGCGGTGTCCCGGGAAGAAGATGAATATGATGGTCAAGGGCACGCTGCGGTGGCAGACCGTGAGGGTCAGCGAAAACGTTGGTGAATGTGGCCAGAAGGCTGTCCAGGAGGTCCTTGCCTTCGCACGCATGTAGGTTAGCAGGCCGTCCAAGGGAGCCAAGTCCCGACCAATCCACACGGTGATCCGAGTGCCAAAACGACATCCACTGCGTCgtgaaaatcctagaaaattggcCCAAGAGTTTTTAGAAATCGAGTACCGAGGACGATGTCGAACCCGCCCAATGGGATGGCATGCAGATCCACAACGAAACGCTCCTTGTCAATGGTGATCGCAGCTTGCTGCAGGAGTCCGTCACCTTATCGTCATTAGCGACCGTGACTCCCAGGCGACGATTGGAGGAGAAAGGCAGCCCGACGACGGTGGCCAGCTCTTCGTGGATGAAGTTATGAGTGCTGCCCGAATCGAGCAAGGCAACCAGGTCACGGTCCCCAATGCGGTGGTGGGAATGCGTGTGACAACCAAGAGGGAGATTTGTGCCTCCTGGAAATCCCCAAACTGCTCGTCTTCGGCGTCGGCGGACTGAATGTAGAACAGTCGTTTGCAGCGATGGCCCCGCGCAAACTTCTCGTCACAATTGAAGCAAAGACCCTTAGCGCGCCGTTCATCCATCTCGGCCGGCGTGAGTTTCTTGAAGACGAGCGCGGGCTAGGGGCTAGAGGAGTCTAGTAAGGGCCAGATTAGGTGCACACATGGGACGGAGTGGACGGCTGGGCCGTGCAGCAGGGGCGCGGTGCTGGTGACAGTATTGAGGTGCTCAAAGGAGATTGCTAAGTCCATGGCCGCGTCCAAAGTCGCTGGTTTCAACATCTCGACCTGAGTTTTCATGGGCTCGCCCAAGTTGTTGGTGAAGATATCCCACTCATTGTCGTCGGCAATGGGGCGCACCCGAGAGAGATTCTCTAGGAAGCGCTTGGAATATTCCGCCACAGTGTCGGAGCGGCAGGTAGAGATCAGCTCGCCAAAGGGGGTGGCGCATGTTGGCGGACCGAAGTGGTTGGCGATCAGTTTTTGAAACTCTGTCCAGGATGGCCGTTGGCCCAGCTTTGCCTCGAGGTGGCCATACCATAATGCAGCGACATTGATGAGGTGGTAGGATGCGAACTAGGTTTTATCGGCCTTCTGCGTTCGTTGGCCCAAGAAGAACAGGTTGCAGCACGTCAACCAGGGTCGTGGATCGTCGGCCCCGTCATAGAGAGGAAAGTCAATCTTGTAGAGGCGCGGCGCCCGATCTGGTGGTTCAGACACGGCGGCCGGGGCTGCCACGTGGGACGTCTCGGGTGGCCGTAGAAGTCCGAGGCCGCCTAGTTGGAGCGTGCCCTTCCCTTCAAGCCGGAGGAGGGCCGGGTTTTGCTCGCGCTGCTGCTGGGATGTACCGGCGAGCTGCCCCTGGAGTTCCTTGAGCGTGTCTGCGATGGATTTGAGGGTGGTGTGGTCATAAGCGCGCTCCGTCCGCGCGGTGTGGTTATCCTCAAAGAGGTTGTTCAGCGTGGCGACCACGGCCTCATGATCCTCGTGTTGTTTGAGCGCGAGGTTTTCTAGGGTTTGCGGTAAGGGCgccggcggcggaggcggtggaGGCATCACCGCCTGGATCGACGAAGAATCTGATACCAAGTTGTCAGGGGCTGGTGGGTTGGAGCGGAGGTTGTAGTCGTGAGAGACGGGAGGCCGAGGGTGAATCCCTCGCCAGCCTATCGCTGGAGAAGGGGGTGAGGAGAGGCGCCGGGGCGCAGGAGCATAGAGGTGAGAGATTAGATTGTTTCTACTTAATTTTATTGATCCAAAGGCAGGCTATATAAAGCCTGATTACAAGACTAGACTCCTACTCTAATTGGGAGTTGGCAGGGTAACCTTCTACTGGACTAAACCTTTCCAACTAACCCAGACTCCTAATCTAACACAACTTCTATAATTAAACTAGGCCATAGTTTAGGCCGGTGCAGGCCCAGACTGCGTAGGGCCTGCCTTGCACCTATAGGGCTGACCCCACATGACAGACACTCAGAAAGAATATGCTTACTATTATTTCCTTTAACCGCATGTTTTCAATTTTTGGTTTGTGGATGACTCCTTTTAAATCAAAAGGATTTTTTGGATAAGTGTTTTTTTTACAAAAGATAACGGATTCAATACTGTGGAGGATATCATGTCCTCATCGTGAGATGTCCTGCACATAATATCTTTCTCAGATCTTTAACTATAGTTAAGTTCCATCACATGTCACAACTAAATACATCAACTTTACTGACAAAAGAAGGTAGGTTGTGCTTGTAGCACAGGTTTTGGGTTAGCGATACAGGATTACTATGCAGGTAGTGCTATTGTACAGACGTCCATCAATAGGGAGTGAATGTCAAAGATATTCGGTCTTGAGTTCACCTTTTTGCTTCAGACATGCTAAGTTCATGAAACAATACTCCGTAAATTGCATGCCATAACCTGCCCAACAACTAATGGGTATTCCAGGCCTGTACATGCAGTCAAGCGGGACATGTTCAATTTTTTTTTTAGAAGTACGTAAATTATGCTATACTCCCTACTATGACTTTTCATGAAATTTGTTCACCAATGATAATTGTTGAAGTGTACCGGTGAAAGGTAAATAAACAAAGTTTGGCATGCAAATTGCATATTCACATTCATGTGTTTTCACAAATTTGGTCTGAGTCATTGTTTTTAAGGCGTCCCTAAAGCGTCGTCGTCGCCTAGGCGTCAGAGCGCTCCCTCTCCGCTTTAGAAAATCGACCGCTTTGGGCGCCTAGGCGCCTAAAGCGTCCGCCTAGTCGTCGCCTAGGCGTCAAAGCGCTCCCCCTCCCTAAAGCGGTAAGGCGTCGCCTTAAAAACCACTCTGAGTTCCTGTTTAAGCCAACAGATTTGGTGTATCTGTTCCTAATGACAGAATTCTAATAAGGAATAAGGTGTTACATtagcatatactccctccgttcctaaatatgagACCTTATAGAGATTTcaatacggactacatacggagcaaaatgaatcaatctacactctaaaatgtgTCTATGTACATCGTATGTAGTCTGTATtgattgaaatctctaaaaggcttgtatttaagaacggagggagtactcatGTTCCATAATTCTTGTCGTGTTGAACTAAAATCACGACAAGGAttatggaatggagggagtacttattAAGCATGATAAAACACCAAGACTAGAAAACTTGATCATGCATTACACCCAAAACACATATGGAATAGATCAGACACAATACTTTACCTTATTGTAGGCCAATGCAATTGACACGGCACCTCTCATGAGACCCGCCCACCAAATAATAACCTGAATAACCCACATCATGTAAGTAACAGGAGTGTTAATTTTGAAAGGACATAACATACATAAGATGTTTCTAATATGACACTCACTTGCTGCCTAACAGAGATCTTCTCGCCTGGAGTTTTTTTGGTCAAATTGGAGAGATAAGATAGAGGGAAAACAAATGCAGCTCTTGCAACCAGCACCAACGCCAAAATAATGGAGCTCAAGGCAATAGATTTCATTGGGCTGCATGGTACAAAAAACGCGTTACAAAACAAAACTGTCTGTGGATTTGAACAACAAATAAGTTACTACACACATGGAAAGAAGCAGATAGAGAGCATACCTATATGTTTCACTAACAATTTTCCACTTCTCTATATCCAATGCATCCATGCCAACATAGAGAAAGAGAAACGTCTCAGAGATGAATGACAATGTGGCAAAGGCATGCCTGTTGTGCACAGAATGACATAAGCATCAGCGAAAATCAGATGTCAAATGATGGAGTCACATGTATTTCTGATACAAACAATGCAGATATTACTTGGTTGTGACCCTGGAACTCTCTGTTACATTGTGCCAGGTATAGTGCGACATTACAATACCACAGAAGAAAACCGTGAGAATACCACTCAAATCAAGCAACTGCAACACAAAGCAACCAGTCAATATCAATTAGAGCTAGCTGATAGTGACAGATTATGTAGTATCTATTGTGAAGTTAATAGTGAAGGGTACTTACTTCAGCCAGCATGTAAGATAAATAAGCCATGAGCATCATAATAGCAACTTCACGATCAGTGGAGTGCCTGGAAAAAATGCCAAATTAGAGGAACAAATCATAAAAGCAGATTAGAAAATCTGAAAATGTATTGAGATTGATGACACATGTATCCTATCAAGCACACAATTTAATATGTCAAGTACCAACCTGCCAAAGTACAGTTTCTTGATGACATAAGCACTGAGAAGTCCACTCTGCAGTAAGAACGCAAATTCAGTGAGACAACAGAACTTGACAAGTTAACAAAGCCAAAGGTGGAAACAGGACAGAACTTACAGATACTCCAAGAAAGGTACTGGCGCCAAATAGATAGAGGAAATTTCCAATGAATTGTAAGAATTTGAGGCTACTGAAATTTCCAAGATCAAAGTTCTGGATTGCATTGAACAACACAACTGATGTCGCATCGTTAACAACACCTTCACCAAACACCAAACTGTACAAGAAAGGTGTCTCATCTTGGCTTAACACCTGCAAGGTGCAAACAGAGTCCGTTGCCGAGAATATTGCCCCAAGTGCTGAAAAAGCGAACGTGCATAAAGAGTCAAAAGCAAGAACAGCAGACACGCAATGGAAATTCTTATACTTAGTTAATGGAAAAGTTTATGCTCCAGGTTAAAGAACTGACCGAGGTAGTCTCCAAGCTCAAGGGCGCCTATGTTCAGCCTTGATACTAGCCCCATGGCACCTGTGATAGATTGGGCCAGTGAGACAGGTGAGCACAAAGCAACATGCCAAGTGGAATTTTAAGAGGGAGAGAACCTACCAAGTGATATTATACTGAAGGAGATCAAGGTCCCAACTACGGCAAACAATGTAATAGTCATGAAATTGCGGAAGAATTGTTTCTTCTTCACTTGGAACCTGGTCAGGGATAGGGGAAAAGAGTAGAGTGAGTCATGCAACTGTTAGGCTCCTTAAAAAAACTTGCAGCTAATTATCTAGTATTATTACTATCAGCCTTCCTTGTTACTCTAAAAGATATAGTGACATTCAGTTATTAGAGAAAATGATTTGCGCATCAGGCAGTTTCCATCATCTTAACCTAAAAAACAAATTTTATGGGATCCTTGGAACGCTCCTAAAATCAGAACAGCAAATCAGTGACCCTACTCATTAATTTCAATTTCTCTAAGGATTCTCATGAAGACTATTGTATATATTACCTctatcccaaaataactgtctcaactttgtactagctttagtacaaaattgtactactAAGTTaaagttaagacatttattttgggacggagggagtattaatttGCATAAGAAGAACATACCCTGCATTGAAAATGATGGGCGGGAGCAGGTAGATAAAGAACAAATCCTCGCTGAAGACCATTAAGCGCGAGTTCTTCCCGCTGGACGCGAAGAGGATGACCGTGCCAGCGCCCAGCCCCTGCAGACCCACGCGCGCAAGGATCAAATACCGCAACCGCAACCgcaacacagagagagagagagagagaggagcaaACGGGAAGGGACGGTACTGACAAGCAAGAGCGCGGTGGTGGACTCGTTCATCCAGCGATTCTCCTCGAGGAGGTGGCCGACGATGATGCAGATGCACATGAGCGCGACGAACAACCCCACCGCCATGATGGAGCCGTAATCCGCCGGCGGGTCGCCCAGCCCCAACCCCATCATCCCCCCTCCGAGTACCGAAATTAATCTATGGAAAACTAATTGAGCCTTCCCTTCCCCAACGCCTGCCTTGGAAGTCCACACCGAAAGCAGGAGCCTTGTGTTACACGACAAGGGACGAGAGGAGCGGCGCAGAGGCAGCGATCGGCCGGCGGGTCTGGGTAAAGGTGGCGCCTTCGCGGCCAAGGCAGGTGGAGGAGGGAAAAGATGCGGGGGAAAGCGACGGCGCGAGGAAACATGGAGGAGATTGAGGaagttggtttggggatttttatGGTGCGCCACGTGCGGCGGACGAACTCCTCCTCTGTTTCTGTTTGTTCGAGCAGGAACACCAAACGATCTCATTAGATTTTATGGTGCTCTGCGCCGGCGGCCGAAACGGGCGGCCGGCCCGCGATCCACCAACCGCGTCCGGATTGTTGGATATTCATGCAATATTTTTTTCTCGATGCAGCAAAAATTTAACGCGATGCAGtaatttttcaacggttgcaataaaaaataaaattcatagaaaaagaAATATCTATGTAATCGTAGAAAAAACAAAGCTGATGATGTGTGATGACAAAATTAAACgtcggttgtaacaaatatctacgtaaacgtgtatgcaacttttttagtgaacggttacaGCAATAAATGATgtcggttgtaacaaaaattaacacggttgtagcgaaAGTAAAAAAACTTCAATTGTAACGAAAAATACGACGAACTGGAGTTACAACCAAACGTATATACAACCTTTTTTACTAAACAAATATAGCAAATAAAAACGTTTTTagcaaatatgacgctggttgcaacattTTAGACGGAAAAATATTGCACGTCCAGTCAGCGCTCAGCGCGCGAACGGTACGGCCGGCGCACCGGCCAGAAACGTTTCCTTTTTCTGAAGAAAACGTCGCGCCGGCCGAACGCTTCGCCGGTCGCGCGTGACCCGCGCGCTCGCTTGCCAGTGTATGCAATAAATTTTGTTCAGATTCGTTGTAACCGTGATAAATTTTGCTACAAgcgttttctatttttgttaCAATTTGTTCATTAAAAAAGCTACATTCACGTTTGGTTGTAACTCGAGTTCGTTGCATTTTTTTtggtacaaccgtgttaatttttactataaccggcatcattttttgctgcaacccttCACTCATTCGTCAGAGTTGCAAGCCGAATTCACCGAattgttttgctacaattttttttgttttgctaccacgcatcatcaaaTTCGTTTTTTTTCTACAATCActtagattttttttttttgctataaCTATatctttgttgcaaccgttgacgaaaattACTGCATCATAGATAAAATTTGTTACATCAAGAAAAATTGTTGCATAGAGATCCAACGACGCGGTCCGCGTATAGCTAACGGATCAGACGGCCCGCGCTGGCCGAACGATTCGGGTGGCGCGCTGGCGTAGAGCATTGCCTTTTTTTGTTCTtcgagtttaaaaaaaatgatttGAAGTGAGGCTGGCGCGAGGGTGCCGTAGGCGCACCAAGGAGCGAGCTTGTCCCCGCGCTGCATAAAGGCACAGATGAATGAATGAGCGAGTCCTCTCGCTGGGGGCCACCTCGTATGACCCGAAGGCTCAAGGTCCAGGCTCCAGCGGCCCAGCCCTTGCCTGTCTCTATACCCACCGTGCGTGCTCGGCGTGGTGCTATTTGTTTGGACCTGCTATACGGCGCTGCAGGCGCAGCCCACCATTATGGGCCGGCTCATCAAACAGCTTCTGGAGCCCCGTAGCAGGCCCTGAAAtaaaagttcattgatttttgattttgcaaaaaaaattctcaaaatgggaaaaaaattcacagattttaaaataataataatcaaatttgaaaatgtttATCACATTTGAGAAAGCTTCA includes:
- the LOC123448422 gene encoding sodium/hydrogen exchanger 2-like → MMGLGLGDPPADYGSIMAVGLFVALMCICIIVGHLLEENRWMNESTTALLLGLGAGTVILFASSGKNSRLMVFSEDLFFIYLLPPIIFNAGFQVKKKQFFRNFMTITLFAVVGTLISFSIISLGAMGLVSRLNIGALELGDYLALGAIFSATDSVCTLQVLSQDETPFLYSLVFGEGVVNDATSVVLFNAIQNFDLGNFSSLKFLQFIGNFLYLFGASTFLGVSSGLLSAYVIKKLYFGRHSTDREVAIMMLMAYLSYMLAELLDLSGILTVFFCGIVMSHYTWHNVTESSRVTTKHAFATLSFISETFLFLYVGMDALDIEKWKIVSETYSPMKSIALSSIILALVLVARAAFVFPLSYLSNLTKKTPGEKISVRQQVIIWWAGLMRGAVSIALAYNKFAKSGHTQLPSNAIMITSTIIIVLFSTIVFGLLTKPLIRLLIPARHLTREVSALSEPSSPKSFLEQLTVNGPETDVENSVSIRRPTSLRMLLASPTRSVHHYWRKFDNAFMRPMFGGRGFVPFVPGSPTESSLPLLAHGSEN
- the LOC123448421 gene encoding uncharacterized protein LOC123448421, producing MALEDIHKTAFRTHDDLFEFVVMAFGLTNAPTTFQVLMNDVLCPYLRRFVLVFFDDILIYCSSWSDHLGHVKLVLEAMHTHQLFLKRLKCSFGEETMAYLGHVISAAGVAMDRDKVLAVVDWPVSRIIRAVRGFLGLADTTASSFGILAPLQLPSQHSSKKTDFFGHVQRLLPLKLSRQLLPPPLCFSCRILQCLSLWSVMPLDRVSGQSCIKVAAPLPISGKPSPPLPISAKPSPRAMLHSPLTSGNSLVWCMPCATGGPIFGDVCSLSKLTTTALSFYWTNASLPFLSIIGWASCWGSTLRWNINQVAKTSSPTLFLAVMLLLPRHSPYPGLLLICSKLFVRLLTRTQHSSHYVNNSNLVSWASLRLSWMVLSPSNNKLMCHLRRRWSGRSWLQPMMRAMKVCQRNKTEHLHPAGLLQPLTVPSRVWEDISMDFIEALPKVGGKSVILTVVDRFSKYAHFLPLVHPYTAEFIAKAFFSNIVRLHGFPTSIVSDRDVVFTSGFWKALFATTGTRLHMSSAFHPQSDGQSEAVNRVITMYLRCITGDRPRQWLQLLPWAEYCYNSSYHSALKHTPFRVVYGRDPPSLRDYTPGEIRNQAVERQLVDRDQFLIDIRERLLQAAQQYKHYYDDKHWALSFDIGEWVWLRLQHRPAAFLGSRR